The DNA window CTGGTTGAAGAACTGGGTGCTGCAGGAGAACCATCCGCTGCTCATCGACCCGGACCGCCTGACGATGGGGAAGGTGTTCCAGAAGGCCGGCTACACGACGGGCTGCATCGGCAAATGGCACCTCGGCTGGGGAACGGAGCTGAACCCCGACTTCGGCGCGGAGCCGAAGCCCGGTCCGCTCGAAGTCGGATTCGATTCGTTCTTCGGAGTGCCATTCAGCCACAACAGTTCGAAGCCACTGCAGGTCTACGTCCGCGATCGGAGTATCGTCGGGCTTGAGCCAGGCCTCGGGTACCGAGGCAAGGAGGCGATGAAGGACACGGTACGCAAGCTGGAGGACACCGCGATCGAACTTTCGAACGAGGCGGTCAAGTTCATCGACCGGCACAAGGACGAGCGATTCTTTCTCTACTACCCGACGACCAACATCCATTTCCCGCTCACTCCGAACAAACGCTTCGAGGGCAAGACAAAGGCGGGGATCTATGGCGAGTTCACGGTCGAGTTCGATTGGGCGGTCGGCCAGTTGCTCGACGCGCTCGACCGCAACGGGCTCACCGACAAGACAATGGTGGTCCTGACGAGCGACAACGGAGGCCGGCCGCATCCGAGCCTCAACGGCCACGAGTGCAACGGTCCTTGGCGGGGAACCAAGCGGACGATTTACGAAGGCGGGCACCGGGTTCCGCTGATCGTGCGCTGGCCGGGGCAGGTGAAGGCGGGAACGGAGACCGATGAAACCGTGTGCCTGACCGACTTCTTCGCCACCTTCGCCTCGATGCTCGGTCAGGAGACTCCGGACGATGCTGGCGAGGATAGCTATGACCTCGGTCCGCTATTGTTGGGCGAGGCGTCCGATCAACCGATCCGCGAGGCCACCGTGCATCACTCGGTGGCGGGACAGTTCGCCATCCGCAAGGGCGACTGGAAGCTGATCGAGGGCAGCGGCGACGGCGACTACCCGCGGAAAGCCGACGGGAAAATGGATGTGAAGACCTATCAGCCGACCCGGGATCCTGAGTCAGGCGAATGGGTGGAACTCGACTATTTCAGGCTGAAGCCCGACGGCGCGTTCCAGCTTTTCAATCTCGCGGAAGACCCATCCGAAAAGCGGGATCTGGCGGATGAGCGGCCCGAAAAGGTGCGCGAGTTGAAGGAACTTCTGGATCGCTACCGTAGCGCGAAACGTTCGACGCCATAAGCTGCTCGGGCATCGCGTATTTCCGTCACCGGGTTTCCGAATTGCGGATTTCGAAAAAATCAGCATCCTGATGATATGAAGCACTTCCTCTCCAGCTTCCTGGTCCTGCTTCTCGGCGCATCATTCTCGATGGCCGAACCGCGGACCTTCACCAACACCGAAGGCCAGACGGTCGAGGCCGAACTGGTCGCGGTGCGCGATGGCGCGGCGGTTCTCCAACTCGCCAACCGGAGCATCGCCAAGGTGCCGCTCACGAGCCTTTCCGAGGCCGACCAGACCTTCGTCAAGGAGTGGTGGGAGAAGAACAAGAACAAGCTCGATCCGATGGATTTCAAACTCGAGATCGACAAGAACACCGAGCGGATCGATCGCAAGGTGACGAAGTCCGGCGGAGGTGGCGGGAACAAGAACAAGAGTCCGGTCACCAAGAAGATGCAGAAGGACGAGATCAGCTACAGCTGCGAGCTGGAGAGCTACGCCCAGCGCGACATTTCCGACATCGCCGTCAACTACACGATCTACAAGCGGGTCAGCACCCGCGACAAGGAG is part of the Haloferula helveola genome and encodes:
- a CDS encoding arylsulfatase, coding for MRFPALLIGVAMVSAVLATERPNVVFIMADDLGYGDLSCYGATHFKTPACDRLAREGMRFTDAHSPSAVCTPTRYSVLTGRYAWRSWLKNWVLQENHPLLIDPDRLTMGKVFQKAGYTTGCIGKWHLGWGTELNPDFGAEPKPGPLEVGFDSFFGVPFSHNSSKPLQVYVRDRSIVGLEPGLGYRGKEAMKDTVRKLEDTAIELSNEAVKFIDRHKDERFFLYYPTTNIHFPLTPNKRFEGKTKAGIYGEFTVEFDWAVGQLLDALDRNGLTDKTMVVLTSDNGGRPHPSLNGHECNGPWRGTKRTIYEGGHRVPLIVRWPGQVKAGTETDETVCLTDFFATFASMLGQETPDDAGEDSYDLGPLLLGEASDQPIREATVHHSVAGQFAIRKGDWKLIEGSGDGDYPRKADGKMDVKTYQPTRDPESGEWVELDYFRLKPDGAFQLFNLAEDPSEKRDLADERPEKVRELKELLDRYRSAKRSTP